Within the Marinobacter qingdaonensis genome, the region TTGTGCAGGTTTAGTACCGTCTCGATGGTGCGGTCCCGGGTGGAACCGCCGGCCCCGAAGGTGACCGAGAAGAAATCCGGGTTCACCTCGGCCAGCTGGTTACGCACGGTCTGCAGCTTGTCCTTGCCCTGGTCGGTCTTGGGCGGGAAGAACTCGAAGCTGAACCGGCGCTTGAACTGTTTCTGGCTTTGCATGGTCTGGTCCGATCAGTACTTGTAGCTTTCCGGCTTGTACGGGCCTTCGACCGGTACACCGATGTATTTGGCCTGCTCCGGGGTCATCTTGGTGATCACGCCACCGAAGCCTTCGACCATGGCACGGGCCACTTCCTCGTCCAGGTGCTTGGGCAGAACCTGCACGTACACGCCTTTCTCCCGGGCATCTTCCGGCAGGTCGGCGAACTTGCGCTCGTACAGGTAGATCTGGGCCAGCACCTGGTTGGCGAAGGAGCCGTCCATGATCCGCGACGGGTGACCGGTGGCGTTGCCCAGGTTCACCAGGCGGCCTTCGGACAGCAGGATCAGGTGGTCGTTGGTGGCCTTGTCCCGGTACACCACGTGCACCTGCGGTTTGACCTCATCCCACTCCCAGTTCTTGCGCATGTAGGCGGTGTCGATCTCGTTGTCGAAGTGACCGATGTTGCACACCACGGCGCCGGACTTCAGGGCCTTGAGCATGTGCGCGTCGCACACGTTCATGTTGCCGGTGGTGGTCACCAGCAGGTCGGTGTTCTGCAGCAGGGCCTTGTCGACGCCGGCTTCGGTGCCGGTGTTGACGCCGTCCAGATACGGGGACACCACTTCAAAGCCGTCCATGCAGGCCTGCATGGCACAGATCGGGTCGGCTTCGGTGACTTTCACGATCATGCCTTCCTGACGCAGGGACGCGGCGGAGCCCTTGCCCACATCGCCGTAGCCGATCACCAGGGCTTTCTTGCCCGACAGCAGGTGGTCGGTGGCGCGCTTGATGGCGTCGTTCAGGCTGTGGCGACAACCGTACTTGTTGTCGTTCTTGGATTTGGTGACCGCGTCGTTGACGTTGATCGCCGGCACTTTCAGGGTGCCTTCGCGCAGCATTTCCTGCAGGCGGTGCACGCCGGTGGTGGTTTCCTCGGTCACGCCGTGGCACTTGGCCAGGATTTCCGGGTATTTCTCATGGAGCAGGGCGGTCAGGTCGCCGCCGTCGTCCAGGATCATGTTCGGCTCCCAGCCGTCCACGTCAGCACCCACGGTGCGCTCCAGGCACCAGTCGTACTCCTCGTCGGTTTCGCCTTTCCAGGCGAAGACCGGAATGCCCTGGGCGGCGATGGCCGCAGCGGCCTGGTCCTGGGTCGAGAAGATGTTGCAGGACGACCAGCGCACGTTGGCACCCAGCTCCACCAGGGTCTCGATCAGCACCGCGGTCTGGATGGTCATGTGGATGCAGCCCATGATGTTGGCGCCTTTCAGCGGCTGCTCGGCCTTGTACTTGTCGCGCAGGGCGATCAGGGCCGGCATTTCGCCTTCGGCGATGTTGATTTCCTTGCGGCCCCAGCCGGCCAGGGAAATGTCACGGACTTTGTAGTCGTCAAAGTTGTTCAGCTGTTCTGCGGGAGTGCTCATGGTGTTCTCCTGTCAGTTGAGTCTGGTTTGGGCGTAGGCCAGAGACATACGCCCGAAAACGGCTTAGATGCCAGCGGCGTCCTTCAGGGCGGCGGCGCGATCGGTCTTCTCCCACGGGAACGCGGTAAAGGTCTTGCCGCCCACGGTCATCTCGTACGGGTCACGGCCGAAGTGGCCGTAGGCTGCGGTGGCCCGGTACATCGGGTGCAGCAGGTCGAGCATGTTGGTGATCGCGTACGGACGCAGGTCGAAGTGCTCGCGCACCAGCTGGATGATCTTGTCGTCGCTGATCTTGCCGGTGCCGAAGGTGTTCAGGGAGATGGAGGTGGGCTGGGCCACGCCGATGGCGTAGGACACCTGGATCTCACACTTGTCAGCCAGGCCAGCGGCCACGATGTTCTTGGCGACGTAGCGGCCGGCGTAGGCGGCGGAACGGTCAACCTTGGACGGGTCCTTGCCGGAGAACGCGCCGCCACCGTGACGGGCCATGCCGCCGTAGGTGTCCACGATGATTTTGCGGCCGGTCAGGCCACAGTCGCCCACCGGGCCACCGATCACGAACTTGCCGGTCGGGTTGATGTGGAACTGGGTGTCCTTGTGCAGCAGTTCGGCCGGCAGGGTGTGCTTGACCACCAGCTCCATCACCGCTTCCTGCAGGTCGGCCTGGCTGACGTCCTCGTCGTGCTGGGTGGACAGCACCACCGCGTCGATGCCGGCGACCCGGCCGTTTTCATAACGGCAGGTGACCTGGCTCTTGGCGTCCGGGCGCAGCCAGGGCAGCAGGCCGCTCTTGCGGGCTTCGGCCTGACGCTCCACCAGGCGGTGGGCGAAGGTGATCGGTGCGGGCATGAGCACGTCGGTCTCGTTGCTGGCGTAGCCGAACATCAGGCCCTGGTCGCCGGCGCCCTGGTCTTCCGGCTTCTTGCGGTCGACGCCCTGGGCGATGTCTACCGACTGCTTGCCGATGATGTTGATGACGCCACAGGTGTCGCCGTCGTAGCCGACTTTGGAGGAGGTGTAGCCGATGTCCTTGATCACCCCCCGGACCAGGTCTTCCAGATCCACCCAGGCGCTGGTGGTGATCTCACCGCCGACAATGGCGACGCCGGTTTTTACCATGGTTTCACAGGCAACCCGGGCGTGCGGGTCGTCGGTCAGGATGGCGTCCAGCACCGCGTCGGAAATCTGGTCGGCCAGTTTGTCCGGATGGCCTTCGGAAACCGACTCGGAAGTGAAGATGCTGTAGTCAGACATAAAGCTGCTCCTCTGTGAGCGTTCTCGAATACGTGCCGGTGGGTGTCGTGTCGACGGCTTCCGGCGATTGTTTTAATGCGCGTGTCAGGTGTACGTATAATTACCTGCACCTATATCAAAGTTTTTTGATATGTCCCTGTATCCAGCGCCGACTCAGGCCGGCACCGTGGTTTTCCAGAATTCCCGGACCTGCACCTGGAAGCCGTTGCGCAGGCCAATAAACAGTTGCTCGCCAGCGATCAGGCCGGCTTCGGCGGCCCAGGCGGTCAGCTCTTCCGGCTCAAAGCCAAGCCACAGGTCGCCGCAGTTGGCCTTGGCCCAGTCCTGGTCGTGGCTGCACAGCTCACTGATCACCAGGCAGCCGCCGTTGTTCATCAACGCGGCCGCGTCCAGAAAGATGTCCGCCGGACTGGGTACGTGGTGCAGCACCATGTTCGCCACCACCAGGTCAAAGGCGTCGCCCCGGGCCAGCAGGGTGTCGGTGACCCCTTCAATCAGATCGACGTTGTTCAGGCGCTGGTCGATGCAGGTGCGGGTCGCCTTGGCCAGCATGTCGCGGCTGTTGTCCAGGGCCACCACGTGCTCGGACAGCTCCGACAGCACCGGCAGGAACGCGCCTTCACCCGGGCCAATTTCCAGCGAGGTCTGCCAGGCCTGGCGGTCGGCGCGCTTGCGCAGCAGCTCCGCCACTGGCTCGGCGTACAGGTCGAAGGCGGCAATCAACTCCTGCTGCTCCCGGAACTGCTCGGCGTGCCGGGCGAAAAACGCCTGGGACTGATCGGCCCGCTGGGTTCGGATGGCCTCGATCTTCTCCTGCAGGTGAGCCGGCAGCGCCACCTTGTCCACGGTTTCGAAGATCTGGCGGATGGTCAGGTCCGTCAGTTTGTCGCTATCCAGGTGCAGCGGGCGCCGGTAGAAAATGGCGTTGCCTTCACGCTGGGGCTCCAGCAGGCCGGCCTTGTGCATCACCTTCAGGTGGTGGCTCATGCCGGATTGGCGCATATCGAACAGCTGGCTTAGCTCCAGCACGCCGAAGGTGTCGCGCCGCAGCACGCGCAGAATTTCCAGACGCAGCGGATCCCCGCTCGCTTTGAAGATCGGGGCGAGGGCGTCCACCGAGGACGTGTGCTGCGCGTGCGGGTTCATGGCTGTCATGGGTGGCAAGTGTAGGAGGAGTTGGGTGGTCATTCAATAGCCATATCAAAAAATTTTGATATAGATTTGGCATTATGGGGCATTGGCCCGTTTCGGAAATCCACAGGCGGGGTTTTCGAGGATTCCGCCATGCCGATTTGCCCCGGCACACAGTAATCGGCGAAAATACGCGCCTCTTTTTTAAGCAGTCCGAATCCTTTCCGTTAAATACTGGAGAAACGTCAATGCCGTCTCGTAAAGATCTCGCCAACGCCATTCGCGCGCTGAGCATGGATGCGGTTCAGAAAGCCAAGTCCGGCCACCCGGGTGCGCCCATGGGTATGGCGGATATCGCCGAGGTGCTGTGGAACGATTACCTGAGCCACAACCCGGCCAACCCTCAGTGGGCCAACCGTGACCGCTTCGTGCTGTCCAACGGTCATGGCTCCATGCTGCAGTACTCGCTGCTGCACCTGAGCGGTTACGACGTTTCCATTGACGACATCAAGAATTTCCGGCAACTGCACTCCAAGACCCCGGGCCACCCGGAATACGGCTACACCCCGGGCGTTGAGACCACCACTGGCCCGCTGGGCCAGGGCATCGCCAACGCGGTGGGGTTCGCCCTGGCTGAGAAGTCCCTGGCGGCTCAGTTCAACCGCCCGGGTCACGAGATTGTTGACCACTACACCTACGCCTTCCTGGGCGACGGCTGCCTGATGGAAGGCATCTCCCACGAAGTGGCGTCCCTGGCCGGTACCCTGGGCCTGGGCAAACTGATCTTCTTCTACGACGACAACGGCATCTCCATCGACGGTGAAGTGGAAGGCTGGTTCACCGACAACACCCCGCAGCGGTTCGAGTCCTACGGCTGGCAGGTCATCCCGGCCGTGGACGGCCACGACGCCGACGCCATCCGCGCCGCCATCGAGGCCGGCCGTGCCAACACCGAGCAGCCGACTTTGATCTGCTGCAAGACCGTGATCGGCTTCGGTTCCCCGAACAAGCAGGGCAAAGAAAGCTGCCACGGCGCCCCGCTGGGTGAGGACGAAATCGCCCTGACCCGCGAACAGCTGGGCTGGGAGCACGGCGCCTTTGAAATCCCGTCCGAGATCGCCGCCGCCTGGAACGCCCGCGAGAAGGGCCAGGCCGCCCAGTCCGAGTGGGAGCAGAAGTTCGCCGCTTACGAGCAGGCCGAGCCCGAGCTGGCGGCCGAGTTCAAGCGCCGCATGGCCGGCGACCTGCCAGCCGATTTCGCCGAGAAGGCACAGGCCTACATCCAGGAGTGCCAGGACAAGGCCGAGACCATCGCCAGCCGCAAGGCGTCCCAGAACACCTTGAACGCCTACGGTCCGCTGCTGCCGGAACTGATGGGCGGCTCCGCTGACCTGGCCGGCTCCAACCTGACCATCTGGGGTGGCACCAAGGGCCTGACCAAGGAAGACGCCAGCGGCAACTACATCTTCTACGGCGTGCGCGAATTCGGCATGGCCGCAATCATGAACGGCATCGCCCTGCACGGTGGTTTCGTGCCGTACGGCGCGACCTTCCTGATCTTCATGGAATACTGCCGCAACGCCGTGCGTATGGCGGCGCTGATGAAGCAGCGCTCCATCTTCGTGTTCACCCACGACTCCATCGGCCTGGGTGAAGACGGCCCGACCCACCAGCCGATCGAGCAGCTGGCCAGCCTGCGCACCACCCCGAACATGAGCACCTGGCGCCCGGCCGACACCGTGGAATCCGCGGTGGCCTGGAAAGCGGCGCTGGAGCGCACCGACGGCCCGACCGCCATGGTGTTCTCCCGCCAAGGCCTGCCGGCCCAGGCCCGCGATGCCCAGCAGCTGGCTGACGTGTCCAAGGGTGGCTACATCCTGTCCGACAGCGACGGCAGCCCGGAATTGATCCTGATCGCCACCGGCTCCGAAGTCGGCCTGGCTCAGGACGCCGCCGCCAAGCTGCGCGAACAGGGCAAGCAGGTGCGTGTGGTGTCCATGCCGTCCACCGACGTGTTCGACGCCCAGAGCGCCGAGTACAAGCAGCAGGTGCTGCCGCTGGAAGTCACCAACCGCATCGCCATCGAAGCCGGCATTGCTGATTACTGGTACAAGTACGTGGGCCTGGACGGCCGCGTGGTTGGCATGACCACCTTCGGTGAGTCGGCGCCGGCGGGCGAGCTGTTCAAGGAATTCGGCTTCACCGTGGACAACGTCCTGGAAGTGGCTGGCGAGCTGCTGGAAGCCTGATGACCAAGACCGCGCCGTTTCGCATTGCCATCAACGGGTACGGCCGCATCGGCCAGTGCGTGCTGCGTGCGCTCTATGAAAACGGGTTTCGCGACCACCTGCAGGTGGTCGCGATTAACGAACTGTCGGACATCGACACCATCGCCCACCTGACCCGCTACGACTCCACCCACGGCCGGTTCCGCGGCGAGATCGAAGTGCGGGGCCAGGACCTGATCGTAAACGGCGACCGGATCCGGGTGCTGCGCCACTCCGAACCCGCCGATCTGCCCTGGGACCTGCTCGATGTGGATCTGGTGCTGGAATGCTCCGGCGCCTATTCTGACCGGGCCACGGCCGAGCGCCACCTGCGCGCCGGGGCCAAGCGTCTGCTGTTCTCGCAGCCGGCGGAATCCAACGTTGATCGCACCGTGGTGTTCGGCATCAACGAGGACCAGATCACCGCGGCGGATCGCATCGTGGCCGCCGGTTCCTGCACCACCAACTGCCTGGTGCCGGTGATCAAAGTGCTGGACGACGCCTTCGGGGTCGACCACGGCAGCACCACCACCATCCACGCGGCGATGAACGACCAGCCGGTCATCGATGCCTATCACCACCAGGATCTGCGCCGTACACGCAGCGCCCTGCACAACATCGTCCCGGTGGAAACCGGCCTGGCCCGTGGCATCGAGCGGCTGCTGCCGCACATGGAAGGCCGGTTCAGCTCGGTGGCCATGCGGGTGCCGACCCTGAACGTGTCCGCCATCGACATGGTGGTGAACGTGCGCCAGCGCACCGACGTGGAAGCCGTGAACCAGTTGCTGGAGCGGACCGCCCAGGGGCCGCTCAAGGGCATCCTGGGTTACACCGATGAACTGCTGGCCAGTTCCGATTTCAACCACGACGCCCACTCCGGCGTGGTTGACGGCGGCCAGACCCGGGTCACCGGCGGCACCATGGTAAAAGTGCTGTGCTGGTTCGATAACGAGTGGGGCTTTGCGAACCGAATGCTCGACGTCAGCAAAAGCTGGTTAACCCAACATTCCTAATCTGAAACTTTGTTGAAGGGACCAACCTTATGGCCATCAAGAAAATGACCGACCTCAACCTCGCCGGCAAGCGGGTGCTGATCCGCGAAGACCTGAACGTGCCGGTCAAAGACGGCAAAGTGGCGAGCGACGCCCGCATCCGCGCCTCGTTGCCCACCATCAAGGCCGCCATGGAGGCTGGTGCCAAGGTCATGCTGATGTCCCACCTGGGCCGCCCGGAAGAAGGCGTGTACGACGAGGCCTCATCCATGAAGCCGGTGGCGGACCACCTGACCGGCGTGCTCGGCCAGGAGGTCAAGCTGGTCAAGGATTACCTGAACGGCGTCGACGTCGCCGACGGCGAAGTGGTGCTGTTCGAGAACGTCCGCTTCAACAAGGGTGAAAAGAAAGACGACGAAGCCCTGGCCAAGCAGTACGCGGCCCTGTGCGACGTCTATGTGATGGACGCCTTCGGCACTGCCCACCGTGCCCAGGCTTCCACCCACGGTGTCGCCAAGTTTGCGCCCGAGGCCTGTGCCGGACCGCTGCTGGCGGCCGAGCTGGAAGCCCTGGAAAAGGCCCTGGATAACCCGGCCAAGCCGGTGGTGGCCATCGTCGGTGGCTCCAAGGTCTCCACCAAGCTGGACGTATTGAACGCCCTGGAAAAGGTGTGCGACCAGATCATCGTCGGTGGCGGCATCGCCAACACCTTCCTGGCCGCCGCCGGTAACCCGGTGGGCAAGTCCCTGTGCGAGCACGACCTGATCGACACCGCCAAGGACATCGCCGCCCGCGTGGACATCCCGCTGCCAGTCGACGTCGTGGTGGCCAGCGAATTCGCCGAAACCGCCACCGCCACCACCAAGAACATCAATGAGGTCACCGAAGACGACATGATCCTCGACGTGGGCCCGGTCACCGCCGGCCGCTTCGCCAAGGTGCTGAAAGAGGCCAAGACCATCCTGTGGAACGGCCCGGTTGGCGTCTTCGAATTCGACCAGTTCGGCGACGGCACCAAGGCCCTGGCCAACGCCATCGCCCACAGCGACGCCTTCTCCCTGGCCGGTGGTGGTGACACCGTGGCGGCCGTTGACAAATACGGCGTAGCTGACAAGGTTTCGTACATTTCCACCGGCGGCGGTGCCTTCCTGGAATTCGTGGAAGGCAAGACCCTGCCGGCAGTCGCTGTACTGGAAGCGCGCGGCGCCGAATAAAGCTGGCGCCAGACAAGAAGAAAAGATCGCAAGGTGCCGGGCCAGGCTGTCCGGAACTGTGCGCAGCATGGATGCTGCGCCCAAGCCTACAGGGAAGTATTCACGGCGGGTTCCGGACAGCCTGGCCCGGCGCCGCAGCCACCCAAAGGCTGCGAAGAATTGAACCGACTCATAAACGTCTAAACCAAGGAGACGACCCATGGCCCTGATTTCGATGCGGCAACTTCTGGACCACGCCGCCGAGCATGGTTACGGTGTGCCAGCCTTTAACGTCAACAACCTGGAACAGATGCGCGCCATCATGGAAGCCGCCGACAAGACCGATTCCCCGGTCATCGTCCAGGCCTCCGCCGGTGCCCGGAAATACGCCGGTGCCCCGTTCCTGCGTCACCTGATCCTCGCCGCCGTTGAAGAATTCCCCCACATCCCGGTGGTCATGCACCAGGATCACGGCACCAGCCCGGCCGTGTGCCAGCGCTCCATCCAGCTGGGTTTCAGCTCGGTCATGATGGACGGCTCCCTGGGTGAAGACGGCAAGACCCCGACCGAGTACGAGTACAACGTCGACGTCACCCGTCGCACCGTGGAAATGGCCCACGCCTGTGGCGTGTCCGTGGAAGGCGAACTGGGTTGCCTGGGTTCCCTGGAAACCGGCCAGGCCGGTGAAGAGGACGGCATCGGTGCCGAAGGCACCCTGGACCACAGCCAGATGCTGACCGACCCGGAAGAGGCGGCCGACTTCGTCAAGAAGACCCACGTGGACGCCCTGGCCATCGCCATCGGCACCAGCCACGGCGCCTACAAGTTCACCCGTCCGCCCACCGGCGACATCCTGGCCATTGACCAGATCAAGGCCATCCACGCCCGCATCCCGGACACCCACCTGGTCATGCACGGCTCCAGTTCCGTGCCCCAGGAATGGCTGAAGATCATCAACGAGTACGGTGGTGAGATTCCGGAAACCTACGGCGTGCCGGTTGAGGAAATCGTCGAAGGCATCAAGCACGGCGTGCGCAAGGTCAACATCGACACCGACCTGCGTCTGGCCAGCACCGGTGCAGTGCGTCGCTTCCTGGCCGAGAACCGGGCCGAGTTCGACCCGCGCAAATTCCTGAAGGAAACCATGAAGGCCATGACCGAGGTCTGCGTGGACCGGTACGAAGCCTTCGGCACCGCCGGCAACGCCAGCAAGATCAAGCCGATGAACCTGGAGCGTATGTTCGAGCGCTACGCCTCCGGCGAGCTCGATCCGAAGGTCAAATAAGCCCAGTCGAGCTTAAGAGACCGGCGTTTGATAGGCCTCCGCATCGCGGAGGCCTTTTTCGTTGTGGCGCCAGGCCGCGAGGAATATGGCCAGCCCCAGGGTCGCGGTCAGGGCGCCCACGTAGCCGGTGGAGGACCAGCCGAGCCCGGCGGTGATCGCCATGCCGGCCAGCCAGGGCCCGAGGGCGTTGGCCAGGTTGAAAGCGGCGTGGTGCGAGGCCGCGGCCAGGTTCTGGGCGCCGTGGGCGACATCCATCAGGTGGGTCTGCAGTGCCGGTCCCAGTGCCCCCATCATGGCCACCAGGAAACAGGCCAGCAACAGCACCGGCAGCGAGCCGGTGGTGGACGGAAACGCCAACAGAACGCAGGCGCTCAGCAGCAGGATCACGCCCACCGCCCGGAAACCCAGGCGATCGAACATCCAGCCGCCGACCAGATTGCCGACAAAGCCACCGAGACCAAACACCGCCAGCGCGATGGGAATCCAGTACGCGGCGACCTGGGTCACCTCCAGCAGCGTCGGTGCCAGGTAACTGAACACCGCGAACATCCCGGAAAAACCGACGGCGCCGATGGCCAGGGCAAACCAGATGCCGGCCCGGTTAAAGGCCCGGATTTCGCTCAGGGAACCCTGCCGTTGCTCGTGCGGGTCCGATGGCAGCACCGCGATCACCATGGTCAGCGTGACCACCGAGACCAGTCCGACGAACGCGTACACGTAGCGCCAGTCCAGCGACTGCCCGAGCCAGGCGGCCAGTGGATTGCCCAGCAGCAGCGCCAGGGTCAGCCCCATCATCACCTTGCTCACCGCCTTGGCCCGCTGATTGGCGGGCACCAGAGAGGCCGCCACCAGGGCGGCAACCCCGAAATAGGCACCGTGCGGCAGACCGGCCACGAAACGGGCGATCATCACCCCGGTGTAACCGTCGGCCAGGGCGCTGGCCAGATTGCCGACCGCGTAAAAGGCCATCAGCCCGATCAGCAACTGCCGGCGCAGGAAGCGGGCGCCGATGATCGCCAGCAGGGGCGCGCCGACCACCACCCCGAGTGCGTAGGCGCTGATCAGGTGCCCCACCTCGGGCTCGGTCACGCCCAGGTCCTGGGACACGTTGGGCATCAGGCCCATGATGGCAAATTCGCCGGTGCCGATGGCGAAACCGCCAAGGGCCAAAGCGAATTCGATCAGGAAAATCTGCACTCGGGTCATCGGCGTGCTGGTCAAAGGAACTCCAAAATTCAGGGCGTTAGGGCGAAACCTGTTATGTTCGCCCGAATCGCCGGGCATGGGTATAAGGGCAACCACTGCGATCGCGGCCAGGTTTCGGTGGCCGCCGGAGTAAAACCACCGCTTGTATTTCCGCCAACAGCGACAACTATAGGTTTTAGAGAACCGGTATCAGGGTTCAACCGTTGATCAGGTTTTGGGGAACAACATGGACTTCAAGGACTATTACGCCGCCCTCGGTGTGAGTGAGTCTGCCTCCCCCGAGGACATCAAGAAGGCGTACCGCAAGCTGGCCCGGAAATACCACCCGGACGTCAGTAAAGAAGACAAGGCCGCAGACAAATTCAAGGACATCGGCGAGGCCTACGAGGTCCTGAAGGACCCGGAAAAGCGGGCCGAATACGATCAGATCCGCAAATACGGCGCCCGGACCGACGGCTCCTTCCAGCCGCCACCGGGCTGGCAGAGCGCCTCCGGGTTCGGGGGCGGCGGCTATACCGAGGCCGACGCCCGGCAATTCAGCGACTTTTTCGAGGAGATTTTCGGTGGCGGCCATCGCGCCGGCGGCCAGGGCCGTGGCGGCTTTGGCGGTTTCGGGCAGAGCATGCGCATGCGCGGTGAAGACGTGCACGCCCGGCTCGCGCTGTTCCTGGAAGAGGTGTTCCACGGCTGTGAAAAACAGGTGTCCTTCACCGTGCACGAGCCGGACAAGCAGGGCCGCATCCGGGAGCGGCAGAAGACCCTGAATGTGAAAATTCCGGCTGGCATGCGCGAGGGGCAGCATCTGCGTCTCAAGGGCCAGGGCTCGCCCGGCTATGGCGGCGGCGAGCCCGGCGACCTGTTGCTGGAAATCGAGCTGGCGCCACACCCGGTGTTCACGGTGGAAGGTCGGGATGTGCTGGTCACCGTGCCCATTGCGCCCTGGGAGGCGGCCATGGGCGCCAGTGTGACCGTGCCCACCGTCGGCGCCAAGGTGAACGTCAAGGTGCCAAAGGGCTCCTCCAGTGGCCGCAAGCTGCGCCTG harbors:
- a CDS encoding MFS transporter gives rise to the protein MNFGVPLTSTPMTRVQIFLIEFALALGGFAIGTGEFAIMGLMPNVSQDLGVTEPEVGHLISAYALGVVVGAPLLAIIGARFLRRQLLIGLMAFYAVGNLASALADGYTGVMIARFVAGLPHGAYFGVAALVAASLVPANQRAKAVSKVMMGLTLALLLGNPLAAWLGQSLDWRYVYAFVGLVSVVTLTMVIAVLPSDPHEQRQGSLSEIRAFNRAGIWFALAIGAVGFSGMFAVFSYLAPTLLEVTQVAAYWIPIALAVFGLGGFVGNLVGGWMFDRLGFRAVGVILLLSACVLLAFPSTTGSLPVLLLACFLVAMMGALGPALQTHLMDVAHGAQNLAAASHHAAFNLANALGPWLAGMAITAGLGWSSTGYVGALTATLGLAIFLAAWRHNEKGLRDAEAYQTPVS
- a CDS encoding ArsR/SmtB family transcription factor; amino-acid sequence: MTAMNPHAQHTSSVDALAPIFKASGDPLRLEILRVLRRDTFGVLELSQLFDMRQSGMSHHLKVMHKAGLLEPQREGNAIFYRRPLHLDSDKLTDLTIRQIFETVDKVALPAHLQEKIEAIRTQRADQSQAFFARHAEQFREQQELIAAFDLYAEPVAELLRKRADRQAWQTSLEIGPGEGAFLPVLSELSEHVVALDNSRDMLAKATRTCIDQRLNNVDLIEGVTDTLLARGDAFDLVVANMVLHHVPSPADIFLDAAALMNNGGCLVISELCSHDQDWAKANCGDLWLGFEPEELTAWAAEAGLIAGEQLFIGLRNGFQVQVREFWKTTVPA
- the fba gene encoding class II fructose-bisphosphate aldolase (catalyzes the reversible aldol condensation of dihydroxyacetonephosphate and glyceraldehyde 3-phosphate in the Calvin cycle, glycolysis, and/or gluconeogenesis); this encodes MALISMRQLLDHAAEHGYGVPAFNVNNLEQMRAIMEAADKTDSPVIVQASAGARKYAGAPFLRHLILAAVEEFPHIPVVMHQDHGTSPAVCQRSIQLGFSSVMMDGSLGEDGKTPTEYEYNVDVTRRTVEMAHACGVSVEGELGCLGSLETGQAGEEDGIGAEGTLDHSQMLTDPEEAADFVKKTHVDALAIAIGTSHGAYKFTRPPTGDILAIDQIKAIHARIPDTHLVMHGSSSVPQEWLKIINEYGGEIPETYGVPVEEIVEGIKHGVRKVNIDTDLRLASTGAVRRFLAENRAEFDPRKFLKETMKAMTEVCVDRYEAFGTAGNASKIKPMNLERMFERYASGELDPKVK
- a CDS encoding phosphoglycerate kinase; translated protein: MAIKKMTDLNLAGKRVLIREDLNVPVKDGKVASDARIRASLPTIKAAMEAGAKVMLMSHLGRPEEGVYDEASSMKPVADHLTGVLGQEVKLVKDYLNGVDVADGEVVLFENVRFNKGEKKDDEALAKQYAALCDVYVMDAFGTAHRAQASTHGVAKFAPEACAGPLLAAELEALEKALDNPAKPVVAIVGGSKVSTKLDVLNALEKVCDQIIVGGGIANTFLAAAGNPVGKSLCEHDLIDTAKDIAARVDIPLPVDVVVASEFAETATATTKNINEVTEDDMILDVGPVTAGRFAKVLKEAKTILWNGPVGVFEFDQFGDGTKALANAIAHSDAFSLAGGGDTVAAVDKYGVADKVSYISTGGGAFLEFVEGKTLPAVAVLEARGAE
- the gap gene encoding type I glyceraldehyde-3-phosphate dehydrogenase; protein product: MTKTAPFRIAINGYGRIGQCVLRALYENGFRDHLQVVAINELSDIDTIAHLTRYDSTHGRFRGEIEVRGQDLIVNGDRIRVLRHSEPADLPWDLLDVDLVLECSGAYSDRATAERHLRAGAKRLLFSQPAESNVDRTVVFGINEDQITAADRIVAAGSCTTNCLVPVIKVLDDAFGVDHGSTTTIHAAMNDQPVIDAYHHQDLRRTRSALHNIVPVETGLARGIERLLPHMEGRFSSVAMRVPTLNVSAIDMVVNVRQRTDVEAVNQLLERTAQGPLKGILGYTDELLASSDFNHDAHSGVVDGGQTRVTGGTMVKVLCWFDNEWGFANRMLDVSKSWLTQHS
- the tkt gene encoding transketolase, yielding MPSRKDLANAIRALSMDAVQKAKSGHPGAPMGMADIAEVLWNDYLSHNPANPQWANRDRFVLSNGHGSMLQYSLLHLSGYDVSIDDIKNFRQLHSKTPGHPEYGYTPGVETTTGPLGQGIANAVGFALAEKSLAAQFNRPGHEIVDHYTYAFLGDGCLMEGISHEVASLAGTLGLGKLIFFYDDNGISIDGEVEGWFTDNTPQRFESYGWQVIPAVDGHDADAIRAAIEAGRANTEQPTLICCKTVIGFGSPNKQGKESCHGAPLGEDEIALTREQLGWEHGAFEIPSEIAAAWNAREKGQAAQSEWEQKFAAYEQAEPELAAEFKRRMAGDLPADFAEKAQAYIQECQDKAETIASRKASQNTLNAYGPLLPELMGGSADLAGSNLTIWGGTKGLTKEDASGNYIFYGVREFGMAAIMNGIALHGGFVPYGATFLIFMEYCRNAVRMAALMKQRSIFVFTHDSIGLGEDGPTHQPIEQLASLRTTPNMSTWRPADTVESAVAWKAALERTDGPTAMVFSRQGLPAQARDAQQLADVSKGGYILSDSDGSPELILIATGSEVGLAQDAAAKLREQGKQVRVVSMPSTDVFDAQSAEYKQQVLPLEVTNRIAIEAGIADYWYKYVGLDGRVVGMTTFGESAPAGELFKEFGFTVDNVLEVAGELLEA
- the metK gene encoding methionine adenosyltransferase, whose translation is MSDYSIFTSESVSEGHPDKLADQISDAVLDAILTDDPHARVACETMVKTGVAIVGGEITTSAWVDLEDLVRGVIKDIGYTSSKVGYDGDTCGVINIIGKQSVDIAQGVDRKKPEDQGAGDQGLMFGYASNETDVLMPAPITFAHRLVERQAEARKSGLLPWLRPDAKSQVTCRYENGRVAGIDAVVLSTQHDEDVSQADLQEAVMELVVKHTLPAELLHKDTQFHINPTGKFVIGGPVGDCGLTGRKIIVDTYGGMARHGGGAFSGKDPSKVDRSAAYAGRYVAKNIVAAGLADKCEIQVSYAIGVAQPTSISLNTFGTGKISDDKIIQLVREHFDLRPYAITNMLDLLHPMYRATAAYGHFGRDPYEMTVGGKTFTAFPWEKTDRAAALKDAAGI
- the ahcY gene encoding adenosylhomocysteinase is translated as MSTPAEQLNNFDDYKVRDISLAGWGRKEINIAEGEMPALIALRDKYKAEQPLKGANIMGCIHMTIQTAVLIETLVELGANVRWSSCNIFSTQDQAAAAIAAQGIPVFAWKGETDEEYDWCLERTVGADVDGWEPNMILDDGGDLTALLHEKYPEILAKCHGVTEETTTGVHRLQEMLREGTLKVPAINVNDAVTKSKNDNKYGCRHSLNDAIKRATDHLLSGKKALVIGYGDVGKGSAASLRQEGMIVKVTEADPICAMQACMDGFEVVSPYLDGVNTGTEAGVDKALLQNTDLLVTTTGNMNVCDAHMLKALKSGAVVCNIGHFDNEIDTAYMRKNWEWDEVKPQVHVVYRDKATNDHLILLSEGRLVNLGNATGHPSRIMDGSFANQVLAQIYLYERKFADLPEDAREKGVYVQVLPKHLDEEVARAMVEGFGGVITKMTPEQAKYIGVPVEGPYKPESYKY